AGCAGCGCCAAACATTTGACAAACGCCACAAGAAGCCAACAACAGCGTTCGAAATTCGAACGGCTAAACGGCCTGGAGCGCGCGCGTTACCCCAAGACAACCAAACTGATTagcattttaataaaatactCTTTTTGACACCCGGACGATAATTACATTATCGGACGCTGTACCTCGCCTTGTACCGGGGCCAACAGCTTTTGCTCGTGGCCGCTGGCATTGGTTGCTAGGATTGTTCAATGTACCTGACTGACCTACGGAAACCGTGGAgatgtggtgtgtggcgcACATACCCCAAAGGAGAGAAGGCTGTTGAAGGGGTGGAAGGTCATTACGGGGCATACAGTGCATGCGCATACGCAGGGTTGCAAGGTCCGAGGCATGGATCATACCGTGGATGGAAGAAGATCGTGAGAAATCCAAACAAAATTAAGTCACTCGTTCACTGAACAGTTAAACATACAGactgtgttttcttttccttgtgTCACCATACTGCTTTTTGGGCGAATCTATCAATTAACACATCGCAATTGACGCTGTCTATTGAGGCAAAGTTCACGATATGATGGCATTTTGTCACTTTGCGTAGATTGAGGAAGCGGTGCCGTGCTCGTTACCTGCTCGTAAGCTGCTAGATATAACATGCAATCATCTGTCTTCTCCGTAGAAAACGTGAAGATCGGTGCAGAGATAGCAGAGAAGCGCATCCTGTTCCGATGATCCTAATACCGCGGGGAATATCACTTTTTCATCAGGAGCAAGGGAGCAAGACCAAGCGACCAACTTCCAGTGAGTGTGAGATCAACCAGTTATAATTAATTGTACCGGCAAAATACAAAACCTGCCAGACACCCTGTCTCCACCACCAGGGATGGTAGACCAACGGTGCGAGAATCTGCTCCACCTTCACCTCGAGCCCTATTTCATCTGACGCATCACATCGAAAAGCATTCCCTCCGGGTCTGgagtgctgctagtgctgctggtgctgctggtgctgcgggcGGATAAGCTGTAGCAAAACGCAACCCCACCTACCCATGTCCTCGTCGGTCGGGCCGTGAAATCGGACATCAACGAGGAACTAGTTTCCCCTTCTTGGGGGCTGCAGATCTATCTGATTCCTATCTAACGGAACGAGACATCTCCATAGtaaatacatttatttaataAATCTGCTGCAAAGCTCCCCGACTCTCTTTCTACGGGTAAGTGtgcagtgagcagcagcatcagtggattggagatgaaaaatttaaacGTTGGAGCAGCTGGTGGCAGAAGCTTGTCTTCTACATCTTCAGCCCAGCACGGAGGAGAGGTGTCCGGGGAATGATCTTGACGGAACGATCTTCCACCGAACCGCTCTTGATgtgaggttgttgttgttgctgttgttgaggaacatcctcgtttttttttcgattagGTTAATACACTCCGATTAATTTGTGTTTTACCGTTTTTGGACCTGAGCTCTGAAAGTAGTGAAAGTTAGAGAAatactttctgtttttttttgttctaacATTCGTGGtaagaaattaaaatgaaagaatTACCATTTGAGGCTTAAACTTCACAGAAAAACGTAAGGAGAAAGTAACTCTTGCGTACGATACCCCTGCTAGGGGGATCGATCGTCTTATTGCTTTcgaaagagtgtgtgtgtgagagagagaaaataaagaaagagaaagaggctCACTGAAGAAGAGTAGAATTAATTACACCCTCTAAATGATTACGCGTGTGGGTGTCGCgcaccttcaccaccgtcgtcgtcgtcgtcgccgccgctggttctcgttgctcgttgctgtCTGCGCTGCTGCCTGTGGCTGTGGCCGGAGGATGGAAAATTTGATCgcaaccccctcctcccactcGGGGACCTATGGACGAGGCTTCTCGACGCGAGCCAGACGGGATGACGGACGGACACAACTCTCTAGAGGGCCACGTCCGTGTGATAGTGTGGAACTTCCGTACATTCCCTGCTTCGGCTGCTTGATAGAGCAATTGATGCCTTCGTCCTCGCGACCTCCACTCGGCTTTCTTCCACGGCCGTTCCGTTTCACAGGATTTCCTTACCAGACAACCATTCCTCCTCCAGGGTCCCGGGTCCCGAGACATGTTTCGAATTTCTAAACAAGATTTAATCTGTCAAGCGAGTTTAATAGGTTGGGAATCGGTGGGAAAAtcagttctgctgctgtggcatGTTATAATTGTACGTTTGGTGATTGTCTCGGTGTTCGCGGTCGCTTCGGACGCTGGCGCTGGACGACgtaaaacaaacgaactgTACACGGTCTGCATGGTTGATCAGTGGCTCTCAGCGCATCCTCATCCTTATCGGAGTTCCAGCAGATGCAAGTAAGTTGAGGATTTCTTCGTGTTCGACTTCTGGATTGTGGGTTGGGTTTGTTATTAAAAGTTTTCTCACTTTTCCTGCCGCACTACCGGTTGCTCCAAATGAGGAATAGACAACTAGTCTTCGAGCCTTTTCTCCATGGGAAGAGGGTAGCAAACATTCAAAGAAAAGAACCTTCCGCCATTCGGAAAACACCTAGGGAATAAACAAAGACTTTCAAACTGTTGGACCAAATATTTGGTGGCTTCTGggtaaaaccaaaaacaaaaacggtcTGCTTCATCTGACGGACGTGTGAGCAATTAAAACGAGACTTTAACCCCGCATATTGACCAAAGATGGGttgggcctggcctggtcaAACAGCATTCCTAGCATTTCGGTTAACTACCGGGCCCGGGCTACATCTCACTGCTGTTAATAGAAGACTGTGTTGACTATTGAGGCACTTTAATGAGGAACGGTTAATTAGTATGTTACGGCAGGATCTAAGTAGACTCTGTCGGCAACAGCCCTTCTGCTCCAGCCCAGAACAATGTCTAATTGGGCTTCCGTAGGTAGgggatcgatcggttgcttCGCTATGGTTGCTATGATTTCGATCCCTGGTAAGCCCTGGTATAAGATGTTGGTCCACAACAGGCCCAAAAGGAAGACACTCGAAAAATCCTAACGGTGGATCCTAAAGGTGgtaagcgaaacgaaaggcacatacacacgagaGAGGTGTTTGGATCGAGAGCGGCAAAATGCTTTAAGGCGATATGTCTTTACGGCCGCCAGGGCTAGCGAACggcatcgtggtcgtcgacgtcgtcagtCCAGCCAGATGCGAGTTGCGTCAGCGTACCATTAGTTGATGGATGATAATTTGAAAGCATACAAATTGGTTTATGGGAATACAAATGCTGCCGGCCATTGAAACTTCAATATTGAACttgtttgcttccttcttGCCCGCGCTCGGCGGTTCTACttatcgcgcgcgcaccgaacTGTATTGTTTGTTAGCTCCATTTTCCTTCAATTATTGGATTCCTGGGTCCCGGACACTCGGACACacatccaccaacaacaacaacaacagcaacaacagcaaaaaacgcaccgaagaaaaaaaccgccgAAGAAAATGATTAACACACTTCCCATTAATCACGTCTCCAAAAGTGCTCCAAACATATCGGTGGATCGAAGGAGAAGGCAGAAggagagcagaaggagagTTGGGCACCCACCACTCAACCACGGCTCAGACCTTGGACCCAACGGATTACCACTCGATAGCGGATCGATACATTGCGTTCGCGCCTTAAAAGCGCCATAGTTGAAAGGAGCAAAAAGGTGTAAATGGCAACAGAATTGGGAcccaaatattgattttctggGCTGGGGCTGGGTTTAAGTACCTCGGGGCGCATTATTCATTTTGACAATTGGACCCTTTTTTTAGCGCGAGAACATCGCACGGTCGCGGGTATTTAATATTGGGCACAGGtgaccgacagagagagagacatagtgagagatggagagagcgagagatcttCTACAATTTACGTCACAAAGCCCAGATCGCGTGATCGTGGGAACGTGAACTTCACACTCGTGGTGGTACTGGTTGGTACCAGAGTGATGCCCTCGGACCAGATGTTATCCTATAACCGCTAGAACAAAACTATATCAATGCTTCATTTATACCTTAATCTTGATATCAAACATCAGATCACCGCTCACGGAGAACTTACAGAGTGCCCTGTTCGTGATGGTCGCACATCGAAAACCGGCAGCAGTCGGTAAGCGTACACCGAAGCGTTATAGCGAGCGAAAACAACTTGAAATCCTGCCCAACACAAACACTTCTTACTCACCTTCAAGTACTCCAATTTCCATACGTTTGACCGCAACGCAGCCATATGTTACAGTTCCACCGGCATAGCGCATCGCAACCGCCTAGACTCGAGACACTCGAGACCGCTCACACACTATTAAGAAGCATTTCAAGCTGTAATGTAGAAGCTTAGCCAGAACCAGAACGAGGTGTTTGTCTTCTGCATACAGTCCAAGACACAAAAGTTCTACTTCAAAAACTACCCCCACTAGTGTGGCTGAGCGGAGGCTTGAGGCAATATAGGTGGAGCTGGCTTGTAGGTGGCTAGCTACTGGTCCCACCACCCCAGAAACCGCTTAAGGAAATTGAACTCCTCGAGCAATCACAACAGACGCAAACACTTGATCCAGTGAGTGTAGTGAGTCCAGCAGCTGTATCCAGCTccgccggaccggaccgggtgCCTGGCCAGTACCCGTGGTGCTGGGCGAACATACGCCGAGCGTATGTTGAAAAACTCCGGAACTCCCTTGCGGTCCACCACCCACTCGATGTCAGACAATTGCAACGTAATGGTAGCACTTTATAGCGCTTTAAAATCAAGCACAGCGAACGGGCTTAGGGGACGAACTGTTATGATTACGCCCGATCGAGGGCTCGTAGAGCTGCCCTCTCAATTGCTTTGGCAAAcagagaacagagagaaaaaaaaacggtggccGTCCACAAAAGCGCGCAGATGGATTCCTCTATTGGTGGTGACCACACCATAAGGTAGCCGGCCGACTTCTAGCTACCGATGGACGATGGCTAAGACAAACAGACTGTTCTTTCTTCTCCcccctcttttttctctctctcttgtgcaCTCTTCAAAAGCACGCGGTGTTCGGTTGTTAAGGTTTTTGTCAATAGGTTCGTTTATTTTTGGATGCGCTTGGAGAGGTTTGGGTCCATGTGAGCAGAAGATTCTTCGTTCAGAAGGCGAGAAGGTTCAGGTGCGCCGCGGTACGTCTAACGCATCTTATTCAGAAACGGAGCGATCGAGCTAAGATCCTCACAGTCCGGTATGGTTTTGCCCTTGAACTGCACGCACGCTTCGGCGCATAGGTGTCCCTCGAAGAACGCACCGTACATCTTCTTGCACTGCGCACAGTTGGTGATGCAGATACCGATGATGTCATACCCGCCCATCAGCTCTGCACAAAATTGGAACGATTTGTTACAGCAGTTGTTGTGGGCACACGATTCACTTTCACTGCTTACCAATTTGTGGATTCGCTTCCACGGGCATACTAGTAGCGATGACCAGCAGGACCACACAGAGACCGATGAAGCAAAGGCGTGCCGGGAACATGTTTTATTGAGAAATTTTCTACGTTATCAGCCTTTAATACTTGAGCACTGTACTAAGGATAAGATGGTCAGTTGCTTGTTTGCTCTTGCAATGCAGCTTGTGACTATGATGCTTTCCTTTTAGAAGTAGTTGCTTTTATACCAGATCTCATCTCTTACTATCCGGATCCCCTGGagcaaagggaagaaaaagcCAATCCATATCCTGCCACAATAGTATCAATCCAAACGAAGATAATTCAATTGTTACCATTAGTACTCCGACAAGAAAGTCCACATTGAGCCACAGCTACGGCCCACCGTAGGCACCAAGACGTCTgattgtcctgctgctgcttctgctgttcaaGGGCGGAAGCGATGCGTAAGTTCCGCTGCGTGATTACCGGACACCGTGGTCTCTATGCCGGTCCCGGGGACCTGAGCCAATCGTCACCAACCACGGCACGATGGCAGTCGATATTTGGGGCctcagccaaccagtcagtcagtcagtccagtGTTTGACCATCATTTGAATAACCAAACTTGAGCCGCTACTCTTCTGCCATCCCGGGGTTCACTCGTTATTTTAGAGCGCAGGGCGCAACGTGGTCTCGCGGGAGCGAATCAGTACACGCCACCCATCAACCCTCCCCCTACCATAAAACGGGAGTCGTCTACCTGTCGTCTACCGAAACTCGAAATCTACGGCAGACATACCGGCAGCATAAATATTTGGACGCTTGGAGGCTAacaaaacagaagcagcagcagcagcagcagcagccaggctTCCACGAATCTGTACAAATTGTAACAGTCAACAGAAAAGTGGAGTGGGTGGCTGGAAAAGGGGTGGGTGAGTGGGAACGGGGGAAGAGGGGTCAGCAGATAGCACATCGGTCAAGCCTGGGAGAGATTTAAAGTGTACGGCAGTGTGAGCGCAAATATGGTTGTCGTTTGAAATTCATCGTCACCAGGATTGGGACCAGCTACAGCAGGTAGCGGTCAAACGGGGAGGgtagggagggaaggaaaatcaccaaaccaaaaaccaaacgccaTCTCCATCCCCATCTCCATGGATATAGTTCGGACGTATCGCGGTGGCTGCGTGTTTGACGATTTGGAATGGTGACGATCCGGCTCCTATGCCCCTTGCGGCCGCCACTGGCTTGAATTCCAgtggtttttggaatgttCAGTTGAATTATTAATGATTTCCAAACCACCTACTGTAAAGCGGATTGTGTTTGCTCAcagctcttttttttcttcttctcgctatcTTGTCTCGAAGGCAGGCGCGACACAATACCCTGTGCTGTGTGCATGTTTTCTTTGGACCAAGGTGCTAGTTTTGGAGCTTTTATGAAGCTTCCCTCACCTTCCAGTTTCGGTGCTCATAACGGTCTGCGCGGTTGGCAGATGGTAGCCAAGTAGTCTGGATTAGccgtagaagcagcagcagtagtggtagttgCATTTTCACAAACGAAAATTCACTTTAGATATTGTTTGTTAACTCCAAAATCTTAGAAAGGTATTTCTCGATATTTCGCATCtgaaaaaatgataaaacaatcaaacaaacctgATAATTAAGGGTTCCCTGAGAAAGTGTGTTCGTGACAGTGATATTCATAATTCATTTCATAAAATTTATATCATATTTTTTGTCCATGGTAAAGGTTAATGTTAAAGAATACTTTCCAATTAGTACTTTTTGCTATTGTGTTTAAATGAAGCCTGAAAACGTTTTCTCAATAAACAGATGGCAACTAACGATAGTCAAGCCTCCAAAAAAGAAGGTTTCTGGATTCTTTACTTTGAAGATATACTTAATGGACACAATAGTTTGATTTACAAAATACCTTAAGATTAAACAATTGTTGATTCTTTAAACAAGTTGTGCGCAGATTCCGTTTTCAGAATTTACCAAATTCTGGCAACAGTTTGAAACTATCGTTACATTTCTTACATCTGATTAGCATCCTAATGTTAGACTTCTTGAAGATGACTCCTTGAATATTTTCATGCCGTTACCGACAACAcgataaaaaatcaataaacgaATATAACAATCTATCATTCAAAGAATCTATCGATCTAAAGAATTTCATTCTTTGAACAATGGTATCATATTCATTCTGAaatttgatgttgatgtttaaATAACTAGAAATGAAAACCTCAAATAAGAAACCCAATAAATAATTTGTAAAAGGTAAATCTGCCTTTTCATTGCCTATTCTATTGGTAAAGCATCGGTAAAATGTGATATCGTATTCTTAATTGTATATCTTCTCCCATTGATTCCCCTAACATTCCTTTTCATGATTTCTGTCAGCATATCAAACATtaaacacaaccacacacgccTAATATTGTGATaagattgttttatttattgagCATTTATGCCTTTATCTCTCATATTCATAACGCTACACGATCTAAAAAACGGAGTTTGGTGACAGGATGTTGTTCAAAAACGGTGCTATCGATGCCGTGTCCTCGCAATCCGGAATCGTTTTACCGCGATACTTGATGCAGGACTCGGCACAGCGTTGCCCCTCAAAATACGCTCCATACAGTTTCTTGCACTGGGCACAATTGTTCACGCATAGTCCAAACAGCTCGTAACCACCAAGAAGATCTGAGGGgaaagaaaggaggaaaaattgATTAGAATGAACAGTACCACAGGAACAATTGTGATAACGTTTATACCAATTTGTGGCGttgcggtgacggtggtccCGATAGCTATGAAGCTGGCAACCAACAGTATCTTGGCGGCAAACAACTTTACCATTTCACTCCCGTAAAGCTCGGCTGCGTCAATGTCAGGCTCGGGATGCGAGTTCCTTTCTTTATATATTCCACACATCCAGTCGAATCGAAGGACACATCTGTGGACAGCGTAACCTAATTTCGTTTTCCGCATGCCCCCAGGCATGCCATTAACATGCTTATTCAATTTGTCTGAGTTCCTGACAAGTGTAACCAACCGAAGATATAGCGTCTTGTCTCTTACTTTAATGAAGCAGAATAGCTACTGAAGGGAGTTGGTCTGATGAATTCAAGGACACTTGAAGCAATTCTGATACATACAATCAGCAACACAATAAATTGGATCGATATTACATGGTATTGGGGAACTTTGTTGCCTTGTTTCATTGATCTGCAGCGTAAGACATTGTCTTATGTCTGAAAACCTTTATCTTATGATCTTATACATCAGATCTTGAAGTAACGAGAATGTTTACGACGAACAAAGCCGCGAGTGTCAATCTAAATTCTCGCGATTGCtcaaaatcaaatcataatCAAATCAATGAACTAATCATCCCACAATTTGAGGATACGGCGTGTAGAGCTTCCTTCCTCCAGGTTAAAATGTGCCTTCTCTGCGCCAGAATCAAGGTAGAAAGTTTGCTTCGCGGTCACGGAAGTATTATATTGGCGAATGGCCGCTGCTAGACGCTCGAGAGGGCAGCAGCGTACGTCATACTGCACGCCTCTGCGCACCGAGCATCGAGGGGACCGACGGGATCGAGTGTTATGTGCTGTATGTGAGAGAGGTCAAAAGTTTAGCTATCGCGGGCGCGCGTCGCTGCGGaatgtttgaaatgaatttccaaTTCGATTTAGTTCTCGGGCGGGATGAAATACATCCCATCCGTGGCGATTCCCGGGCGGACGGACCGGGCGAACTAGCTATCCGACTTCTTaccgcctccccctcccggttGCTGGGCAACCGCAGTACCAACGTGTAATAACCGTATATAATGTTCGCGTTCCCTCCTGATCACTTCCAGTGCTCAGTGGCCTATGActcgcttttcgtttttccgccgccgtcaccgtcgtccgtTCCTCGCGGATCGCGCTGCCATCAAGGGTCCATCGCCAACGACGCTATCCAAATCCATCCCCAAACACATGGGCGTCGATGTAACACACCCTCtgcatcggtcggttggtcggtcggtcgtgatCACTTGTTCGCATGTTTCTTGCGTTTTGCTTCTGcgtctctttcgctctttgccattttttttttgttcatcaaAACCTCCCCCGCGTCTACTTCTGTCTACTTGATCGTACGTACCTCACGCCGAGTGCGCGCGAATCTCGGCCGCTGAGCGGCTGAACTTGAACTTCGCGATGCTTCACCCTTTAAAGGGTGCTGCGCGAGCGGgatccgccagccagccagccagccagccagcatcaggACGGTCAGGAAAGGAAGCCAAGATATAAATAATACGGTAAAAGCCGGCGGGTGTCGAGGTgttgagggagggagggaagggggtttcTGTTTTCATACTCCGGTGCCCTTATGTGTGTGACGCTATGAATGGACAGTCAGAGGGCAGGAATCGTAACAAATCTCTGTTGAATTTGGTGGGAACTGTCTGGCGTAAGATTAACTAGTGCGATGTACAACgcacctcgcacacacacacacacacacactcccaccCGATATAGTgggtggaggaggtggcaaaaagagaacgagaaagaagcGAACTACGGGACGAGGTGCcttggatcgttttttttttgcgccaagCGTTGCAAAATAAATGAACACCTTTTTGAACGAGATCTTCATTTCAaatcattagccgtggccacacggggcgaaaactctagcgcaaacgaaaaaattaatgccaaaacgtttacgcttgccgtttacatgctgtcaaacgattattggtccgtggagcgtaaaacctagcgtaaaagctttttgcaaacggtagggctcacaatatgttctatttgtggtttacattgatagatagtgatcattgctagtgtgttcaatccttttcttcaaaaaaacgatttaatttcctcaacccggccatgtaaacatatcgaagcgaaaacattttggcattaatgtgcaaatttgcgcgcaaattttcgccccgtgtggccacggctatttggtaagtggtggtggtggtggtggtggtgggtgatggTGGACCACCCTCTCTTCATCTGGTGCgcttggtttcgatttcgattgccCTTCAGGGGCGATCCTCCCTCCATCGAAACTGATGTCGATCCTGAAGCATATGTATCAATATTTGCTGAGCGCCTGCGTGGatcgacaacggcaacggtgtGTTTGTCGCCAGGTGATTAAGATCGGAAACACTTGATCGAATTTCAATTAATCTGCAAACATGGCCACCGGGCTTGGTAAACATGTTTTTAATCCTCTCGAGCATCGCCTCTCGCGAGGCTCGTTGTTATTCTAGCACTCTatcggaaaggaaaggcaaaCACCACGGTGGACCACCAAACCGTGGCCTCTAGCTAGAGATACCTAATTTGGAAGACGATAAAACGTGCACTAGAGCTACGGCCGTTGAGGTTGAGAGCTTGCATTGAGtcgattttttctttatttttaatcaagACCAAATGGTAAAAATGCATAGATATTTGCTTGCGACTAACGTTGTACATGCATGAAAGGGAAACTTGTGCAATTTGACAAATAAGTTTTAAGATTTGATAGTAAGGTTTGACGGTAGACTTTCATATTTGACatctacaacaacagcatgagTGTCTTCTATAAAAGCGTTAAGGATTAACATTTTAAATcaacaaatagaaaacattGATatagaaacgaaagaaaattaataCAGCAGTCTATTAGTTGTAAGACAATTTACAATACTGTTTGATGTCAATTAACAAAAGCTACTAAAACATCAACATTTCAGAAGAATCGCAGCTCGATGTAGTGTTTTAAAAACTTTAAAATGTAGATCAAAATTGCAATTGATGCTTAGATCTGAGGAACGCTGATGCCTCTAAGCTTAAAGCTTACAAACTAGGACATGTCTGTAGGACAGCATGTAAtgtaattaatcaaaaaaaGATTCATGTGATCAAAAACACTTTCTTCTTTGAACAGTTGTCCAAGTAAATTACTTTTTGGCAGGCGGACTTGTTTACCTTGCTTATAAAATTACTATATTGGTTGGAGATGAATACAGCCACGGTCATTAGTGTAGAAAAGTTTAGCATTTGGAACTGTTTGACCGATTTTTTATAATAATGTTTGGCTTGATTTAAATATGCTTCGAActttttgtgggtttttgccaaaagcacacaaaaaaatctttcattttctcatGCTGGCATGCAAATTACTACTTGTGCGGACTTCTCTTCGACGATTCTTGTTTATATGGGTTTATCTAGATATTCAGCCAATTCCTGCTATACTATTTATGTTtcttaaatatttaattatgGGTTTTACTAGCTCTGCGAATAATATTCTCTTCAACATTCTGTCTTGATTGATTaacaaaaaccatttaaaATGGCGATCAAACCAATTGTTATTCTCGAAAACCGTCGAAAACCGTATCCCACTGTAATGTACGGAGTTTTAATTACTAAATTTGAGTTGATATGTCTGTATTGTTGTGTAACTTTACGTAATTCCAAGAGCGATCCATGATATGTATAGTTCATTAAGACGTGCATTCCAGCTTAATACGGAAGAGCATAATTCCAACTGTTACCGATACTGTTCGTTGTATCCAGCGCAGAATGTTGTAATACAAAACGGGTATCTTCAACCTTCACGGTCAACGAAATTTCTGCACGCTCTGTACACTTTCAACAATATCCGTTCAGTACCCGCCATACGAAATTCGCATCAAATTTGTGCAAATATTAACCAAAGCAATTTCTACCACACTCCAAACTGCgcggactgctgctggccactgtACCAACACTTTACCTACGCGGGTGTTGGTTCACAAAtatagtatttttttttcttctctctcttttttcgaGTTTATCGGCCATTTGACCTTCGAGCAACACCATAAAAGTCAGTCGTCGCCGAATGAACCCGAACTAAAACATCATCTTCTTTTGAAACCAACATCGAAtgcatgatttttttcttctcatggAACGATGAAATAGTTTTCCTCGTAGAGAAATCAGTGCGAAGCAGTTCCGGGCAGGatagttgtttttttccttgttttttttaattgtaaaACATCGCCAAAGAGGTAG
This sequence is a window from Anopheles darlingi chromosome 3, idAnoDarlMG_H_01, whole genome shotgun sequence. Protein-coding genes within it:
- the LOC125956190 gene encoding eclosion hormone-like encodes the protein MFPARLCFIGLCVVLLVIATSMPVEANPQIELMGGYDIIGICITNCAQCKKMYGAFFEGHLCAEACVQFKGKTIPDCEDLSSIAPFLNKMR
- the LOC125956188 gene encoding eclosion hormone-like yields the protein MVKLFAAKILLVASFIAIGTTVTATPQIDLLGGYELFGLCVNNCAQCKKLYGAYFEGQRCAESCIKYRGKTIPDCEDTASIAPFLNNILSPNSVF